The nucleotide window CGGCTGGCGCCGCGGTCCCCGTTACGGCGGCGGGTGCGGGTGTACTTCGAGGAATGGGACAACCCGATGATCACCGGCATTGGTTGGATCAGCGACATGATTGAACGCGCCGGGGGTGAGGATGTTTTTGCGAAGTTGGGCGTGCGCGCGCGTGCGGCCGATCGGGTGGTGACTCCCGACCAGGTTCGAGAGGCGGATCCGGAAGTGATTCTGGCCTGTTGGTGCGGCAAACCGACCGTGGTGGAGCAGATCGTATCGCGACCGGGCTGGGAGAACATCTCGGCGGTGCGACACGGTGCCGTGTTTCCGGTGAAACCCGAACTGTTTTTACAGCCGGGGTTTCGGCTTGTGGAGGGGTACGAACTGTTGCGGTGGATTCTGGAGTCGGTGGCCGCGTGATGGGCGTGGGTGGGACGGCCCGGTGGGGGTTGGTTGGCGGATGGCTTTGGCCGGCATGTTTTGCGGGCGACCGGGTGGGGGCGGTTCGAAACGGGTTGGAAAACCGAAGGGCCGGACCTTGATTTGGTCCGGCCCCTCGGGAGACCCAAAGCACTGAAATTGTCTCGCTTTGCGATGCGGCGCGGCAGCTTTACGCCCTCAACGTCTTGCACACGGTCTGCCTTTTTGCATCGTCAATTTCCGGTTCCAATGTAGCCGGTCCTTGCGGCTCCGGTAGTCCCCAATTCTGGGGACAAAGCCGTATCCGGGTCGGGGGTTGCCCCTCGTGCGCCGGACCGGTGCGTCAAGTGGCGCGGTGCTGCCGCTCTCCGTCCGTCACAAGTGGGCCTTGTCAGCGTAAGCCTTGGAACCAGGTCGGCAGCGTGGTGTTCCCGGGGTGATTCCGGGAGCATCCGCCTTACGACTGGAAGTCGGGGCTGCGCTGGACGCCGGCCTCGTCCAAAGGTTCCTCGACTGCGTTGCGGAGCCACACCGGGTCGAATCCGTCCGAAGAAATCGCCTCCACGCTGACCGTTACCATACGCTCGTCTGATTTGTCGGCCAGCTCGCTCAGGGGGCGAAAGATTTTGAAAAGCTGATCTCTTGTGGCCTTGAAGCGGGTGCGGTAATGGGTTTTTCGTGTCGTGGCGATTTGTCCTCCGGGCGGTCCTCCTCCGGGCGGTTCGCTCAGAATCTGAGGTTGGGGCCCGGCACCTGTGGCGCCATCCTGTCGGGGGCTTGGCGTCGAGGGGTGCGGCACAGCGGCGGGGACCATGAGAAAACCACTCTCGAGGTCAATTTCGTCCTCACGCAACTGCCTGCCCAGGGTGACCTTGTCGGGTGCAATTTGGAATTTGCCGTCCGCTCCCAAAGTTGGTATACCGCCGCTTGCATAGCCAAATATCCCTTCGGACACTCCGCGCACAATGGCCTTGCGGAGGACGTCGGCCGAGGTGATTCGGGGCGGTGCCAGGTCTCGGAAGAACGACTCCAGCACTTCAGCCGTCGGGATGCCCAGCACCGGGGGTTGATCCTGGGCGACCGGTTCGCCGAGTCTGACCCGCTCGATGATCTTGTGCGGTGTAACGCTTTCGTAAACGCGGGGAATGCGATCGCGGATCAGGAGTTCCATGATCCTCTCGTGAACCCCTGTGGCCTGCAGGGGGCGCCCACTGCGTTCCACCCGCTCGATCTCGATTTGGCCACCTTCCATTCGTGGCAACCACACGGCCGCATACAAATCCCGTAAAGCCGCCGTGGCCGCCGCCTGTTCTGTTCGCTTTCTTTCGTTGAGCTGGTCCAGTTGGTCAGGGGTCAGGCGCAGTTGTTGTTTCCGACCCTCCACCCGCTCAATGGCCAACAAGTAGCGCACTGCACGGCGAAGCCCTTCGATCTGTTTTTTGTCCGGGATGGCCAGGCCCAGGCCGTTACGGTAGCGTCTCGGTTTGTCGCCGCACCTGGAGAAGTAATCCCTCGCCCTTCGCTCCTGCTCCTCCCTGCTTTCCACTGCGAACTCCAGGGGCAGATAGGCAACCAGGAATAGCGGCTGCTGGTCCGGGATATCGAGGCTGCGCTCGGGCCAGACAACCACTTCGCAATGTCCCGCAAGCTGAGCTTCGAGCATGGCCTTGAGCCTTTCGTGGACGGGGCCGTGCCCGGGGGTATCGGTTTCCTCCTGTGCCACCACCTGCTCGGCGTCCTCGATCAGCTTGGTGACGTTGGGATCTTTTTTGAAGCAATAGCGGGTACCGTCATGGTGGAGATACAGGCACGTGCTCCGCAGTTCGGAGAGCACGGAGGTGGCGGTGATGTTGTCCAGGTCGGGCGCCAGACATGCCTCGAGCAATTCTTCCTGGGTCACTCCCGGGGGCAACGTTTGCGAGCCCTCGGTCGCATTCCGTTTCAGACCTCCAAAAGAGTAGAGGAGGATGGCGGTGGCCAGGCGCGTGGCCGGTCGGACGCGCCCCAATTCCGGTCGTTCCCGGCTGAGCCGGTCGTCAATCCTTTTTGCCCGTGCGTTTGGGCCATGGATATCTGCGAGGATGACCGGATCGTAGTCATTCTGGACTCCGAGCTCTTTGAGCATTTTCATTCGGACTTCGGGGTCGTGGAGCGGGACGTCACCGGGGCCGAGTAACGGTCCTGCAGTCCCCTGCTTTTTGAGTGAGTACATGCAGGAGGCCAGAAACCGAAGGGCTCCTCTCGTCCGTTGGAAGGCGTCCACGGCCGTCCACCGTTCCCGCATCAGGTCCACGAGGGCCGGGTGGAAGGGGTAGGAACGCTGGAGGCGCTCGCGCCAGTGACGCCCCTGTTCTTCGGCTTCCTGCTGCTCGGAGGGATTCTCGGCACGGGCCATGCGCATTTGAGTCAGCTGCTTCGCGTAGGCTGCTGCCACCTGCGAGGCCACCTGCGGGCGGGGCGGCTCAGCCAGCAACCGACGTTGCAGGATGGGTAGAATCTCGTCGCCCGTGACCGGTTCCCGAAGTTGGTCGACCCGGGCGGCCAATTTGTCGATCTCCGAAAGTAATCCGACGTTGCCCAGGGACTCGCGGGCACTCCAGGTCAGGGAATACACCAGGGCAGCGTTCCGGCTGCCGGCCACTTCCACGGTCAGGTTCTGAAAGAAGTCCTTGGCCTGGCGCTGCAGGGTGGAATCCGAGACCTGCACCGCCCCTGCGCGTTCCATGTATTTCAGGACCTCGTC belongs to Limisphaera ngatamarikiensis and includes:
- a CDS encoding ATP-binding protein — encoded protein: MSTLALRPWTDLVKLHPDVEAGALTEAVFAIDLGAIAAGDSNVPVVYRDPEEFFRATYLTADLAKLLQEVLASLAGTTGYNRVLKLRTPFGGGKSHTLAALLHAARHPDVLDAVPEARSFPRPRDVAVAVFDGEKFDARNGKELPDGRTIRTMWGWIAWQIDPQRAFALVEGHDRDRVAPGGDVIRKMLTEGAGGRPVLILLDEVLKYMERAGAVQVSDSTLQRQAKDFFQNLTVEVAGSRNAALVYSLTWSARESLGNVGLLSEIDKLAARVDQLREPVTGDEILPILQRRLLAEPPRPQVASQVAAAYAKQLTQMRMARAENPSEQQEAEEQGRHWRERLQRSYPFHPALVDLMRERWTAVDAFQRTRGALRFLASCMYSLKKQGTAGPLLGPGDVPLHDPEVRMKMLKELGVQNDYDPVILADIHGPNARAKRIDDRLSRERPELGRVRPATRLATAILLYSFGGLKRNATEGSQTLPPGVTQEELLEACLAPDLDNITATSVLSELRSTCLYLHHDGTRYCFKKDPNVTKLIEDAEQVVAQEETDTPGHGPVHERLKAMLEAQLAGHCEVVVWPERSLDIPDQQPLFLVAYLPLEFAVESREEQERRARDYFSRCGDKPRRYRNGLGLAIPDKKQIEGLRRAVRYLLAIERVEGRKQQLRLTPDQLDQLNERKRTEQAAATAALRDLYAAVWLPRMEGGQIEIERVERSGRPLQATGVHERIMELLIRDRIPRVYESVTPHKIIERVRLGEPVAQDQPPVLGIPTAEVLESFFRDLAPPRITSADVLRKAIVRGVSEGIFGYASGGIPTLGADGKFQIAPDKVTLGRQLREDEIDLESGFLMVPAAVPHPSTPSPRQDGATGAGPQPQILSEPPGGGPPGGQIATTRKTHYRTRFKATRDQLFKIFRPLSELADKSDERMVTVSVEAISSDGFDPVWLRNAVEEPLDEAGVQRSPDFQS
- a CDS encoding helical backbone metal receptor, yielding MNTGIPQRIVCLSAESADWLARIGAWKQVVGVTRHFEPGQELPPVPTVGGFAAVQVEKVLALRPDLVILFSDVQAGLASRLVSAGCTVFVTNPRSLAEVELSLAMLSRLVGNPPGAAMWLEEFARRLAPRSPLRRRVRVYFEEWDNPMITGIGWISDMIERAGGEDVFAKLGVRARAADRVVTPDQVREADPEVILACWCGKPTVVEQIVSRPGWENISAVRHGAVFPVKPELFLQPGFRLVEGYELLRWILESVAA